The Poriferisphaera corsica DNA segment GTGAGTATGTCACTGGCATGCTGCGCGAGAATAGCGGATCGGCTTTTGGGGTTCAAAGAGCAACTAATGATGAGCGTATTCATGGATGACATTATGCGGTATCCCTTGGTATTCAGACGATATTTGATGTACTAGAGTCACATTGTAACGGTTATTGTGTGAATGCATGGAGAATCATTATGTTTAAGAAACGATTTGCGATGACTCTGGTGGTGTTTAGCACCCTGTTATGGATTGCTGGGTGCTCTTCGGGTTCCTCGAAGCAGGGGGAGCACAATTATAAGGAATTGCATCGGGATCGGCCTCGCTTTGAGACAGAACCTGAGTACAACTCGTATCAACACTATGGGTTTGCGGACCCGAAGGTCTCTTTTGTGGTAATGGCGAAGATGGCGATGTTGCAGGAAACGGATGGCGGAGAAAGAGAGAGTGCTGTGGGGGAGCAACAAGGGGGTGAGGTGGTTGAGCCGGATGGGGGGCCGGGGAGTGACGTGGTTGTAGGAGGCGATTCGGAAGATCAAACGGGTATCCCAGCGCAGAGCCGCGTTGTTGGTGGTCATGCTGATTCTGATAATACTACCAATGAAGTTTCCGAAATGCCGATCGAAGAAAAGTCAGTAGACGGTCCACAGAATAGTGAGGCAGATGGCGGGCCGGGGAGTGGCGTTGTTGTAGGAGGCGATTCGGGCGATCAGACAGGTATCCCTGCACAGAGTCGAGTTATTAGTCGTCAGTCTGATTCTGATAATACTGACTCCGAAACGAATGCTGCAGTTAAAAAGGGCGAAAACGAGGTGGATAAAAAAAAGGATGAGGTACAGGAATTGAAAAATGAAGGGGTTCAGGCTGATGCACAAGAGGATCATGAGCCGCGTGGGTTTTGGAAAGCAGTATCGACGTTTTTGAGGGGCGGATCAGGGCAACAGCAGAAGGTTGTGCGTGGTGATACGGTTGAACAACGTGCGATTGATTCAGAGAAGATTGGGCCGAGCGAAGCCTTGGACGAGATTGTGCGTGATGATGAAAAGGCGATGACGGATGCGGAATTAGATCAGGCAGCCGATGTTGACGTGCCGATTGAGGGGCCACATGGGCGGAAAGTGCTGCGAGAGGGATGGGGGTTACCACAAAGCGGGCCGGTGGAAGATTGGACAGGCGAAACGCGAGAAGGCGAATCATGGGCAAGAGCAAATCGTGCGATTATGGAGAGAAGCGAACAGAATGCGGCAACTGATGCGGCAACGCGGCCGGAGTTAGATCCATCGGATCGTGAGAAGGTACTGGAATTTGAAGAAAAGGTTGCAGAAGGAAAGATTGATCCTGAGGAGAATGTGTTTTTCGACAATGCACCTGTGCCATATGACGAGGTGGCAGATGATGATACGAGGACGGTGAAACTTGAGGAGCCTTCGGGCGTGAACTTTCCTGGTGATACATCAGGGACAGATATTTTGTGGCCGGAGGAGATGACAGCGAATATGAAGCGACTACAGCGTGAGAATTGGCCGCCGATTCAGTTTGCGCCAGTGGATGGACGGACGGTGCATTTAACGACGTATCGGTTTGGCGAAATACCCTTGGGGAATGACACGCGTGATCCGTTGGATGCGAATACGGTAGCGGAACAGATGGGTTTGGCAATGGGTGGCTACAAGCCACAGGAGTGGAACAATAATAATTGGCAGGGTCTTGCGGCGGCGGGTTTCCGAACATGGGCGTTGATTGGGTCGATGCCGATACGAGGATTGTTTTTGAATTCGCCGTTTGATCATGTGAGAACTGCGAAGATAGATTTTGATGAGAGTTCAGAGAGTCCGAAAGCGGTGCTGTTTGAACCGGGCAATTTCAACAATACGTTGCCAGGAACTCAGTTGCTGAAGAAGGGAGATGTTGATAATCCGCCAGATCCGTTGTTGCCGCAGACCGAATCGTCGGTGCGTGGGCGGATGATGGAGATGGGCACAATGGGCGAGATGGAGACGATCTTACCGCCTGCGGATACAGAGGAAGACGATCAGGATGAGGCGGAATTGCAGAAAGGTATCATCGAGGAAAACGCTGCACCATGATGATGCAGCGTTTGATTAGATTTAAGATTTATATAGCACCCTGCCCTAGTGGCGGGGTTTTGTTTTAATTGCCTGAAGCTGTTGGATTGCGAAGCAGGACACGGTCGCCATCAGCGAGCCCTTCGGTGATTTCGACGAATGTCTCGGAAGCGCGACCGGTTTTAACATCACCCGTCTGGTTGGGGCCGGTGTAGACGAAATGCTTGCGGCCTTCGGTCCAAACTGCCTGAACGGGGATGGCGATAGCGTCTTCGACGTGACCAATGATGATGGTGCCGTTACAACGCATGGCAGGCTTGAGTCCTTCACCTGCATCGCCGGGCAGTTCAACTGTGACGACATACTCGCGTAGGTTGGGATTCATCCAGCTGCCCTCTTCTGCCATGACAGCGATCTTTGTAATCTTACCGGTGACGATTTCGCCGGGTCGAGCGTCGATGGTGACTTGGACCTCCTGATCCATCTTGACTTGCGGGAGCATCGCTTCGTGGACTTTGATCTTGGCAACCATGATGGATGTATCAGGGAGGACGAAGATGGTTTCATTGAAACGGACTTGGCGGCCTTCCTTGATGGGGTCTTGGCGTGACCAGCGTGAGCCTACGGATGTGCCGTAGACAACGAGGCCGTCTTGAGGTGCGATGATGGTGGTATTGACAAGCTGCTCTTTGAGCTCTTTCAAGCGTGTTTCTTTGATTTTGAGACGGCGTTCTTTACTCTTGAGTTCAGCTTCAATGCGCGAGAGTTTGGAGGTGTTAGAATCGATGGTTCTTTGGAGTGAAGACTCGGCGGTTTCAACCTTAGTCTTCATGTCCTCTTCTTCTTTGGGGAAGGTGTACTTTTTGTACATATCGATATTGTTGTTCGCTGTAACAAGCGAATCTTTCGCTTTTTTGAGTTTCAGCTCGTCATCTTCAAGTTCATTGAGTGAGATGAACTGCTCTTTGTAAAGCTCTTGTGAGGAGACCAGATTACGCTCTGCACGCTTGAGTTGATATTCGGCTTCTTCGAGCGCGAGCGCGAGCTCACGTTGCTTTTTAGGCACATCGCCGTTGAGCCATTTTTCGAAGTCGAGCTTAGCCATCATGAGCTTAACTTCATCACTTTTCTGTGACGCGGCTGCTGAGTTCTTTTCGATTTCGAGATTACGCTCCGAGTTGGTCAGCTCGGTTTGCGCTGACTCGACGGCCAGGACTTCGGTTTCGATACGCTCTTCGATTTTGGCGGATTCGAGTTTCGCGAGGGTGTCACCCTTCTTGACAGATTTACCTTCAGGAACGATCTCGACGATGGCGAGGCGTTCTTCGACTTCGGACTTTATTTCGACCTGATTTTTTGCGGCAAGTTCACCTGAGGCAACCACGGTGAGGTCGAAGGATTTTTTGGCAACATCAAACCATTCGTTTTTCATCTCAGAGACGGAGCTTCCAGATGCGTTGCCAACGTTGGATGAGCCGGTGGCTATCCAGACAATGATGCCAGTGGCAATCAGTACGATGAAGAGGATGCCAAAACGTTTGATTTTTGATGACGATGTGGAAGTATTCGTGTTCATAACCGATCCAATGGAAGGTTTTTGGTTTTAATAATCGTTTGGGTTAGGTATTGCGGGGTTGTGTTATGACGGGGTTTGAGGCGATACCGTTTGATCTGTGTTTTCCTCAAAAGGAGGAAGTTGGGGATCGAAGTTGTCGTTGACGGGTGCTTCGAGGTCTGCAGGTGGAGCTTCCGGCTCTTCTTTGATCGGTGGGAGTTGTGGGTCGAAGCGGAGTTGGCCGGGCGAGATCCAGCGACCTTCAGGTGAGACGCGCATCTGACCGGTGGTGAGTAGGAATGAGAGGATCGAGGTGCGGAGATTGGTGATTGCGCGGTCACGTTCTTCACGGGCATCGTTGAGTTCATCGAGGACGTCGATCACTTCACGTGGGCCTAGTGTTCGCTCGCGGAGACGAACGGCTGTCAAACGGCGTTCGGTGATCTTTACGTTCTGTTCCTGAAGCTGGATGCTGAAACGTGCTTGTTTGATGTCGCGGATTGCAGAGCGGACTTGCTGAGCGATGCGATCTTTCTGGACACGGAAGTTGCGTTCAGCACGTTCAAGGTTGATGAGAGCTGAACGGTAGTCGGCGGTTTCAGAAACACGGTCGAGGGGTATTTCGAGTGATGCACCGAGATTATAAGTGGATGCACCGGCATCAAGCTGAAAACCTGCTTTGCGGATATCTGGATCGGAGTTGAGGCCAACCGAGCCGGACAGGTTGAGGTCGGGGAGAAGACGGTTTTTCGTGTTTTTGAGGCGACGACGAGTATCATCGACACGGTCACGCTGAGTTTGGAAATCGAGACGGTATTCGTATGCTGCTTGTATTGCAGCGATTGGTTTTAGCGCGGGCTCAGGAACAACGATTTCAGCAGGCTCAATAACAGCAGCTTCTTGTGTGGGCATGCCGATGGTGATCTTGAAGTTATCGAGCGCGTTTTGGTATGAGTCGATGGCGTTGGAGAGTGAGGATTTGCCGGAGAGGACTTGGCCTTGCGCACGTTCGTATTGGAAGAATGGCTCGCGGCCTTTTTCGGCGAGCATTTTGAAGCGGCGCGAGAGACGTTCGAGGTTTTCGAGGCGTCGCTGGGAGTTTTCGATGGACTGCTGCTGTCGGAGTAGGTTGAAGTATGAGGTGCAGAGATCGACGATAAAGGAACGCCGAAAGCGTTCAAAATCACGAACCGCGTAGATCATGCTGCGTTCTGCAGCGATGATTGATTCTTGAGCGACGAGACCTGCACCGCGTAGAAGCGGGAGGTTGAATGAGACGGAAAGTGAAGATTTTTGCGTTTCCTGATTATCTGCGGTGTCGGAAGCTGAGCGGAGGTAGTTCACGTAGTTGACGAGTGCTTTGATAGAGACATCACCGCCATAGGGGAGTTTTTGCGTGACGCGGAGGTCTTGGACGAGATCGGCGACGAGGTCGTGATCACCGGCTTCGGGTGTGCCGCTAATTCCACCTGAGAGTGTGGAGAAGAAACGCGGGCCCCATTGATGACGTTCAGTGATAAGTGAGAGTGCTTGAAGGTAGAGGCCTTCTTTTTCGTTTTTGTACTCGGGGGAATTTTCAAGTGCATAGGCAATGATGTCTTCGAGATTCAGACGGGTTGCATCTTTGCCGGGATCAATAGATTTTTCAGAAGCCTCGCTAATGATGTCGGTATTGGGATCGGTTTTATCGACAGGGAGATCATGAGCATCAGGGTTGTTTGTGCGGGGTGACTTTGAGTAGATATCGTTATTCAGCGACTTGCTTTTGAGGTTGTCTGTGTTAAGAGGTGAGGTGACGGCTTGGCGGCCTAGGATATCTTTTTGGTTTTGCGAAATGATCTCTTTCGCATCCCAGTCGAGATCGGAGAAGGGTTTGGCAGAAGTACACGCATAGAGCGAGGCGATAGCTAGAGTAAGGGCGGGGAAGTAAAGGAATTGCCGTACAGACATCATTGTTTGTGTCCTGAAGATCAAGCTGAAATAAAGGTAGCTGGAGAGCGACCGATCCGGTGGAAGCACCCGGGCCTTGAATGCCAGACAGAACAAACAACTAGTAGAATGTCACCAGAGGCTAAGGTTACCCGATCATCGTCATCCGATACGTACAGAATAACGAATTCTGTTAGTTAGACGTAGTACAAGATGAGATATTGCAGAAAAGAAGACGGATTTTTCTGAGAATCGGATCTAAGGTATCGAAAGATTTTTGCGAAAGCATATGTTGTGCACCTCTCGTTGGGGTAAGGGGATGTCGCAAATGGGGGGTTTTCTCTGGAAGAAAGGTGATGGGACGATAGTATTGAAGCGAGAAACAGGTCGTAAAACAGAATGATTTTGCAGTGATTTTTCGGCAAAACTGTTGATGAATGGAGAGATCATTTGAACAGTGACCATAAAACACAGTCACGAGAATATCGAGCGAACTGTGCTGTTCTGACCGTCAGTGATACGCGTACAGAGTCCGATGACCGATCAGGCCAACTGATCATGGAAATGCTGGAACAATCTGGGCATTCGGTAAAGGGGTATGCGATCGTGAAAGATAACCCAGCAGATGTGGAGGATCAGTTGCTGGACTGGCTACGATCAAGCAAAACACCGGTACTGCCGTTGGATAAATCTGGGAAACCGGCGGGGGATGCTGGATCGGGGAATGGAGGGATGGGTTCTGCGATTCCGAGCAAAGCACAAGCTGAGATCAATGTCATTATCACGACGGGTGGAACAGGGATTGCGAGACGGGACAGGACGGTGGAGGTGGTAAGCCGATTATTGCAGAAAGAACTGGAGGGGTTTGGCGAACTGTTTCGGATGCTATCATATAAAGAAGTGGGTGCGAGTGCCATGTTGTCACGAGCGGTGGCTGGGTTAGCATGCAGTGCGGGGCATGAAACCTTTATCTTTTCGATGCCGGGCTCTGTGAATGCGGTGC contains these protein-coding regions:
- a CDS encoding efflux RND transporter periplasmic adaptor subunit, producing the protein MNTNTSTSSSKIKRFGILFIVLIATGIIVWIATGSSNVGNASGSSVSEMKNEWFDVAKKSFDLTVVASGELAAKNQVEIKSEVEERLAIVEIVPEGKSVKKGDTLAKLESAKIEERIETEVLAVESAQTELTNSERNLEIEKNSAAASQKSDEVKLMMAKLDFEKWLNGDVPKKQRELALALEEAEYQLKRAERNLVSSQELYKEQFISLNELEDDELKLKKAKDSLVTANNNIDMYKKYTFPKEEEDMKTKVETAESSLQRTIDSNTSKLSRIEAELKSKERRLKIKETRLKELKEQLVNTTIIAPQDGLVVYGTSVGSRWSRQDPIKEGRQVRFNETIFVLPDTSIMVAKIKVHEAMLPQVKMDQEVQVTIDARPGEIVTGKITKIAVMAEEGSWMNPNLREYVVTVELPGDAGEGLKPAMRCNGTIIIGHVEDAIAIPVQAVWTEGRKHFVYTGPNQTGDVKTGRASETFVEITEGLADGDRVLLRNPTASGN
- a CDS encoding MogA/MoaB family molybdenum cofactor biosynthesis protein, translating into MNSDHKTQSREYRANCAVLTVSDTRTESDDRSGQLIMEMLEQSGHSVKGYAIVKDNPADVEDQLLDWLRSSKTPVLPLDKSGKPAGDAGSGNGGMGSAIPSKAQAEINVIITTGGTGIARRDRTVEVVSRLLQKELEGFGELFRMLSYKEVGASAMLSRAVAGLACSAGHETFIFSMPGSVNAVRLGMEKLILPELPHLLWERQR
- a CDS encoding TolC family protein gives rise to the protein MSVRQFLYFPALTLAIASLYACTSAKPFSDLDWDAKEIISQNQKDILGRQAVTSPLNTDNLKSKSLNNDIYSKSPRTNNPDAHDLPVDKTDPNTDIISEASEKSIDPGKDATRLNLEDIIAYALENSPEYKNEKEGLYLQALSLITERHQWGPRFFSTLSGGISGTPEAGDHDLVADLVQDLRVTQKLPYGGDVSIKALVNYVNYLRSASDTADNQETQKSSLSVSFNLPLLRGAGLVAQESIIAAERSMIYAVRDFERFRRSFIVDLCTSYFNLLRQQQSIENSQRRLENLERLSRRFKMLAEKGREPFFQYERAQGQVLSGKSSLSNAIDSYQNALDNFKITIGMPTQEAAVIEPAEIVVPEPALKPIAAIQAAYEYRLDFQTQRDRVDDTRRRLKNTKNRLLPDLNLSGSVGLNSDPDIRKAGFQLDAGASTYNLGASLEIPLDRVSETADYRSALINLERAERNFRVQKDRIAQQVRSAIRDIKQARFSIQLQEQNVKITERRLTAVRLRERTLGPREVIDVLDELNDAREERDRAITNLRTSILSFLLTTGQMRVSPEGRWISPGQLRFDPQLPPIKEEPEAPPADLEAPVNDNFDPQLPPFEENTDQTVSPQTPS